In the Pirellulales bacterium genome, one interval contains:
- a CDS encoding AAA family ATPase — MFAKDTIIRQFCGIRKEYSHEGITLSDCFVESDHSPAIAVPPQYEEVDVGDDEPVRCLKNGLWFLEHGQIKYVVLLSPVAQYGRVTGVQFQIGVPNGVEGSAIANGFFRHLEESVFKADSYRGKILSLEEADHSYRGEASGIRVHKLRTVEREQVILSPKTLDLLDRNVVKFVQQRRALAQYKVATKKGILFYGPPGTGKTHTIHYLARALPGHTTLLVTAEQVGLLDEYMTLARLLQPSIVVIEDVDLIASDRANLNTCEEVLLNKLLNEMDGLREDADILFVLTTNRPEALEQALAARPGRVDQAIEFGLPDAASRDKLVELYSRGIDVPAEVKLSIVQRTDGVSGAFIKELMRRTVQYHLERNGTGRVELPDIDAALDEMLFSGGALNVKLLGGRAGSDLCA, encoded by the coding sequence TTGTTTGCCAAGGACACGATCATTCGTCAGTTCTGTGGCATTCGCAAAGAATACTCGCACGAGGGAATCACCTTATCCGATTGCTTCGTGGAAAGTGACCACAGCCCAGCGATTGCTGTACCTCCTCAATACGAAGAGGTCGACGTTGGGGATGACGAGCCAGTTCGCTGTCTAAAGAATGGCCTGTGGTTTCTTGAACACGGACAAATCAAATATGTCGTCCTCCTCTCGCCCGTCGCGCAATATGGTCGAGTGACAGGCGTACAGTTTCAGATCGGAGTTCCAAACGGCGTGGAAGGGAGTGCAATCGCAAATGGATTCTTTCGGCATCTGGAAGAGTCGGTCTTCAAAGCAGATTCTTACCGTGGAAAGATTCTGTCGTTAGAAGAGGCGGATCATTCCTATCGGGGCGAGGCGTCTGGGATTCGAGTTCATAAGCTGCGCACCGTCGAACGAGAGCAAGTAATACTATCTCCAAAGACGCTCGACCTGCTTGATCGGAATGTCGTCAAATTCGTTCAGCAGCGACGAGCATTGGCCCAGTACAAGGTCGCCACGAAAAAAGGAATCCTGTTCTACGGGCCACCGGGAACAGGGAAGACCCATACAATCCACTACTTGGCGAGGGCATTGCCCGGGCACACGACCTTGCTTGTAACTGCCGAGCAAGTAGGCCTCCTCGACGAATACATGACACTCGCCAGATTGCTCCAACCCAGCATCGTGGTCATCGAGGACGTTGATCTGATCGCCAGCGATCGCGCGAATTTGAACACCTGCGAAGAGGTTCTTCTCAATAAGTTGTTGAACGAGATGGACGGGCTTCGCGAGGATGCCGACATCCTGTTTGTTCTAACGACGAATCGTCCCGAGGCCCTGGAGCAAGCACTGGCTGCAAGGCCAGGGCGAGTCGACCAAGCAATTGAATTTGGATTGCCAGATGCGGCGTCCAGAGACAAGTTAGTGGAATTGTACTCGCGGGGCATTGATGTGCCGGCGGAGGTGAAACTCAGCATCGTGCAGCGAACGGACGGTGTGAGCGGAGCGTTTATCAAAGAGCTCATGCGGCGCACGGTGCAGTACCATCTGGAACGAAATGGCACCGGCCGCGTCGAACTGCCAGACATCGACGCTGCGCTGGATGAAATGCTCTTTAGCGGCGGAGCATTGAATGTGAAGCTACTCGGAGGACGCGCGGGTTCCGATCTGTGTGCCTAA
- the polX gene encoding DNA polymerase/3'-5' exonuclease PolX, whose protein sequence is MKNGQIADIFDQVADLLEFQGENPFRLRAYRNAAATLRDLTESIATIAKDPERKLTDLAGVGKDLADKITTLVTTGELPLLAELTAKTPPSVLALLRVPGLGPKKAAVLYKDLKIGTLEQLREACEAHRVRDLKGFGEKTEQKILEGLSIAATSEDRIYWATADEYVQSLLKHLRECKAVEQAEAAGSYRRRRETIGDLDLLVASSKPDVVMDHFGKYEGVTDTIARGDTKMSVRLSGGLQVDLRVVAAESFGAALQYFTGSKAHNVILRGRAKAKGLKINEYGVYQGEKSIAGRTEQELYASLGLPVFPPELREARREFEWADEGKLPELVTLEDLRGDLHMHTDATDGKATLDEMIAAARERGLAYIAITDHSKRVTMANGLDGTRLKRQWAKIDKLNEGLRGFKILKGVEVDILEKGGLDLDDDVLAGADWIVASVHYGQNQPREQITKRIVEALQNPYISAIAHPTGRILNRRKSYDVDLDEVFKVASDYGKLLELNANPARLDLDDVACAAAKSHRIPIVISSDAHSTIGLDVLRYGINQARRAGLTKADVANTRSWTEMRKLIGK, encoded by the coding sequence ATGAAGAACGGCCAGATTGCCGACATTTTTGACCAGGTGGCCGACCTGCTCGAATTTCAGGGAGAGAATCCTTTTCGCCTGCGGGCGTATCGCAACGCGGCCGCGACGCTGCGCGATCTCACGGAGTCGATCGCCACGATCGCCAAGGACCCCGAGCGAAAGCTCACCGACCTGGCAGGCGTGGGCAAGGATCTGGCCGACAAGATTACGACGCTGGTCACGACCGGCGAATTGCCGCTGCTGGCCGAGTTGACGGCCAAGACGCCGCCGTCGGTTTTGGCTCTGTTGCGTGTGCCGGGTTTGGGGCCGAAGAAGGCGGCCGTCCTGTACAAGGATTTGAAGATCGGCACGCTGGAACAACTGCGCGAGGCGTGCGAAGCCCATCGCGTGCGCGACTTGAAAGGCTTTGGCGAAAAAACCGAACAGAAGATTCTGGAAGGGCTGTCGATCGCCGCCACGAGCGAAGATCGCATCTATTGGGCCACGGCCGACGAGTACGTGCAGTCTTTGTTGAAGCACTTGCGCGAGTGTAAGGCGGTCGAACAGGCCGAGGCGGCCGGCAGTTATCGTCGCCGGCGCGAAACGATCGGCGATCTGGACCTGCTGGTTGCTTCGAGCAAGCCAGACGTGGTGATGGATCATTTCGGCAAGTACGAGGGAGTGACCGACACGATCGCCCGCGGCGATACCAAGATGTCGGTACGGCTATCGGGCGGGCTGCAGGTCGATCTGCGCGTCGTGGCCGCGGAATCGTTCGGCGCGGCGCTGCAATACTTCACCGGCTCGAAGGCGCATAACGTCATCTTGCGCGGCCGCGCGAAGGCGAAAGGCTTGAAGATCAACGAATACGGCGTCTACCAGGGCGAGAAGTCGATTGCCGGTCGTACCGAGCAAGAACTTTACGCGTCGCTGGGCTTGCCGGTGTTTCCACCCGAGCTGCGCGAAGCACGCCGAGAGTTTGAATGGGCCGACGAAGGGAAACTGCCTGAGCTGGTAACGCTCGAAGACTTGCGTGGCGATCTGCACATGCACACCGATGCCACGGACGGCAAGGCGACGCTCGACGAGATGATTGCCGCGGCCCGCGAGCGCGGCCTGGCGTACATCGCGATTACGGATCACTCGAAACGCGTGACGATGGCCAACGGCCTGGACGGTACGCGCTTGAAGCGGCAGTGGGCCAAGATCGACAAGCTGAACGAAGGGCTGCGCGGCTTCAAGATTCTGAAAGGAGTCGAGGTCGATATCCTGGAGAAGGGGGGACTCGATCTCGACGACGATGTTCTGGCCGGGGCCGACTGGATCGTGGCGAGCGTCCATTACGGACAGAATCAGCCGCGCGAGCAGATCACGAAGCGCATCGTCGAAGCGCTGCAAAACCCCTACATATCGGCGATCGCGCATCCGACGGGCCGAATCCTCAATCGGCGAAAGTCGTACGACGTTGATTTGGACGAGGTTTTCAAGGTGGCCAGCGACTACGGCAAGCTGCTGGAGTTGAACGCCAATCCGGCCCGGCTCGACCTGGACGACGTGGCCTGCGCGGCGGCCAAAAGCCACAGAATTCCGATCGTGATCTCGAGCGATGCCCACAGCACGATCGGCCTGGACGTGCTGCGCTACGGGATCAATCAAGCGCGACGCGCCGGGCTGACCAAGGCCGACGTGGCCAACACACGCAGTTGGACCGAGATGCGGAAGCTGATCGGGAAATGA
- a CDS encoding cation:proton antiporter, with protein sequence MLKNLVFYFLIIGLFVGAVLVILHLGADLPPGTAETVTKPAVAAASTPQAETAIGADGAFRVFLENLHHPLSLLLMQLIVIVAATRIAGGLIRKIGQPSVIGEMVAGIMLGPSLLGMLWPASQSFLFPPSSMPALRLFSQVGVVLYMFLVGIDLDLGRLRQKAHAAILVSHASIVVPFFLGTALCLFIYSELAPSNIPFTPFALFLGIAMSITAFPVLARIIDERGLMGTFLGSTTIACAAVDDVTAWCLLAVVVAIASASGFGGAALTVALTVGFIAVALMVIRPQAARLASEEFQQEANSKGLVAGVLVFAFASALFTEAIGIHALFGAFLAGAVMPAQARLRSVLRARLEMFTTVLLLPLFFAFTGLRTQIGLLGDLQSWLLCLLIILVAVAGKFGGSTLAARWTGISWKESLAIGVLMNTRGLMELIVLNIGYDMGILSPHIFAMMVIMALTTTFMAGPLLALLGVGRDSHEEIENTTLAHAPAHV encoded by the coding sequence ATGCTGAAGAACCTTGTTTTTTACTTCTTGATCATTGGTCTTTTTGTCGGCGCGGTGCTCGTAATTCTGCATCTCGGCGCGGACCTGCCGCCGGGAACGGCCGAGACGGTGACGAAGCCCGCAGTGGCCGCAGCCAGTACACCGCAGGCCGAAACCGCGATTGGCGCGGATGGTGCCTTTCGAGTGTTCCTCGAAAACTTGCACCACCCCTTGTCGCTGTTGTTGATGCAACTGATCGTCATTGTCGCGGCCACGCGGATCGCTGGCGGCCTGATTCGCAAGATCGGACAGCCATCGGTCATCGGCGAAATGGTGGCGGGCATCATGCTCGGTCCGTCGTTGCTGGGCATGCTGTGGCCGGCGAGTCAGTCATTTCTGTTCCCCCCTTCCTCGATGCCCGCCTTGCGTTTGTTCAGCCAGGTTGGGGTCGTGCTGTACATGTTCCTGGTCGGGATCGACCTGGACCTGGGGCGGCTACGGCAGAAAGCGCACGCGGCGATCCTCGTCAGCCACGCCAGCATCGTCGTTCCGTTTTTTCTCGGGACGGCGCTGTGCCTGTTCATTTACTCAGAGCTTGCTCCGTCGAACATTCCGTTCACCCCCTTCGCGCTATTCCTGGGCATCGCCATGAGCATCACGGCGTTTCCGGTTCTGGCGCGCATCATCGACGAACGAGGATTGATGGGGACGTTTTTGGGCAGCACCACGATCGCCTGCGCCGCGGTCGACGACGTCACGGCGTGGTGCCTGTTGGCCGTGGTCGTGGCCATCGCCAGTGCCAGTGGTTTTGGCGGCGCTGCTTTGACGGTCGCCTTGACCGTGGGCTTCATCGCCGTAGCGCTAATGGTCATCCGACCGCAGGCGGCGCGACTTGCGAGTGAGGAATTTCAGCAAGAGGCAAACAGCAAGGGGCTAGTGGCGGGCGTGCTGGTCTTTGCGTTTGCCTCGGCTCTGTTCACCGAGGCGATCGGCATCCATGCGCTGTTCGGCGCTTTTTTGGCCGGAGCGGTGATGCCGGCCCAGGCGCGCTTGCGTTCTGTGCTGCGCGCGCGGCTCGAAATGTTCACCACGGTGCTGCTTTTACCTTTGTTCTTCGCCTTCACAGGCTTGCGGACACAGATCGGATTGTTGGGCGACCTGCAAAGCTGGCTGCTGTGCCTGCTGATTATCCTGGTGGCGGTCGCCGGCAAATTCGGCGGCAGCACCCTGGCCGCCCGCTGGACGGGCATCAGTTGGAAGGAATCGCTGGCGATCGGTGTCTTGATGAATACCCGCGGGCTGATGGAACTGATCGTCCTGAATATCGGCTACGACATGGGCATCTTGTCACCGCACATCTTTGCCATGATGGTGATCATGGCCCTCACGACGACATTCATGGCTGGTCCGTTGCTCGCACTGCTGGGTGTCGGGCGCGACAGTCATGAAGAGATCGAAAACACGACGTTAGCTCACGCGCCCGCTCACGTTTAG
- a CDS encoding dockerin type I domain-containing protein has protein sequence MRAGTRELLTKIGRRATAVALATAFIVAGARASAVPLVNPSFFGQANTTYQEWDGFTSPTGPNPATHVNNPYGTPTWVDTTANTDDAFIIGTPPAAHIYSFDAILNLQATVPAPTLSSGATTTIVFQAEVLGSALDQTLFGVSLAGLMGSPLQPTQITQVDEGVASGGFGGGDFYYRVEWDNVPAASSYTLTYVAGDTSSSQVSARIDTLTTVPTTSLTGDVNNDGIVNGQDLALVSSSWLQAGANLASDVNHDGIVNAQDIALVSSNWLHTSGAGAQAAAVPEPSTIALLGVGLLALLARRQMRATRARNFIG, from the coding sequence ATGCGTGCAGGAACCAGAGAACTTCTGACGAAAATCGGTCGCCGCGCGACGGCGGTTGCCTTGGCCACGGCATTCATCGTTGCAGGCGCACGCGCGAGTGCGGTGCCACTCGTTAATCCTTCCTTTTTTGGCCAGGCCAATACGACCTACCAGGAATGGGATGGATTCACGAGTCCGACGGGCCCCAACCCGGCAACGCACGTCAACAACCCCTACGGCACTCCGACGTGGGTCGACACGACCGCCAACACCGACGACGCGTTCATCATCGGAACGCCACCGGCGGCCCACATCTATTCGTTCGATGCAATCTTGAATCTGCAGGCAACCGTTCCGGCGCCGACGTTGTCGAGCGGTGCCACGACGACCATTGTGTTTCAGGCTGAGGTGCTGGGGAGTGCGCTCGACCAGACGCTCTTCGGAGTGAGCCTCGCGGGACTCATGGGTAGTCCTCTGCAGCCGACACAAATCACGCAAGTCGACGAAGGAGTGGCCAGCGGCGGATTCGGCGGCGGCGACTTCTACTATCGCGTCGAATGGGACAACGTGCCCGCCGCGAGCAGCTATACCCTCACCTATGTGGCGGGTGATACTTCGTCGAGCCAAGTCTCGGCACGCATCGACACGCTGACCACCGTGCCCACGACGAGCCTGACCGGTGACGTTAACAACGACGGGATCGTGAATGGCCAGGATCTGGCTTTGGTCTCGTCGAGCTGGCTGCAAGCCGGGGCCAACCTGGCGAGCGACGTCAACCATGACGGCATCGTCAACGCCCAAGACATTGCGCTCGTTTCTTCGAACTGGCTGCATACGTCCGGCGCCGGCGCGCAGGCGGCCGCGGTGCCTGAACCGTCGACGATTGCCCTGCTGGGCGTCGGCTTGCTGGCGCTTTTGGCGCGACGGCAAATGCGTGCAACCCGGGCGCGAAACTTCATCGGCTGA
- a CDS encoding MarR family transcriptional regulator, producing MVTKTSSAKRHFDSLEQEAFLGLWRTYDRLRAMEDELFARYDLTPQQYNVLRLLRRDHPHPIRTLDLASRLVSRAPDITRMLDKLEQRQLVVRDRPADNRRVVRIGITAAGLELLEKLHEPLSDCHDRQLGHLTRKELKSLVTLLQAARLPHEDSDSPWC from the coding sequence ATGGTCACGAAAACGAGTAGCGCGAAACGTCATTTCGACAGTCTCGAGCAAGAGGCCTTTCTTGGCCTGTGGCGGACGTATGATCGGCTGCGGGCGATGGAGGACGAGCTGTTTGCTCGGTACGACCTGACGCCGCAGCAGTACAACGTCCTCCGGCTGCTGCGCCGCGATCATCCGCACCCGATTCGCACGCTCGATCTGGCGTCGCGGCTGGTCAGTCGCGCTCCGGACATCACGCGGATGCTCGACAAGCTCGAGCAGCGTCAACTGGTGGTGCGCGATCGGCCGGCGGATAACCGCCGCGTCGTACGCATTGGCATCACCGCGGCCGGACTCGAGTTGCTGGAGAAACTGCACGAACCGCTCAGCGATTGCCACGACCGGCAACTGGGACATTTGACTCGCAAAGAACTCAAGTCGCTGGTGACATTGCTGCAGGCGGCCCGGTTACCCCACGAAGATTCCGACAGCCCCTGGTGCTAA
- a CDS encoding NAD(P)/FAD-dependent oxidoreductase has translation MDTQTTDVIVVGGGPAGATASTILAQRGVKVRLFEREKFPRFHIGESLIPETYWVFKRLNMLDKMKASPFVKKFSVQFVNAAGKESAPFYFHDNKPHECSQTWQVIRSEFDKMMLDNAREHGVEVVQPGRVLEILFDGDRAIGVRVRGEDGRDYTVHAKVVVDASGQSTMLQNRFKLRLWDPVLNKGAIWTYWRGAYRDTGRDEGATVVIQTTNRKGWWWYIPQHDNTISLGVVGPFDYLFKGRGSHEQVYEEEVAACPAIQRRIAGAERATGYFATKDYSYRSKDVAGDGWVLVGDAFGFLDPLYSSGVLLALKSGELAADAIADGLAKNDTSAAQLGHWGAQFNRGVDRMRRLVCEYYDGFSFGQFMKEYPHLRGKVTDLLIGDLFDDKVDEVWGPLESLYPPEKTSIPTWDAGVEPEEVPDKVNELYLPEGELR, from the coding sequence ATGGACACACAGACAACCGATGTGATCGTGGTCGGCGGCGGGCCGGCCGGCGCCACCGCTTCGACCATTCTTGCGCAGCGCGGCGTGAAAGTCCGACTCTTCGAGCGGGAGAAATTTCCCCGCTTCCATATTGGTGAGTCGCTGATCCCCGAGACGTATTGGGTGTTCAAGCGTCTCAACATGCTCGACAAGATGAAAGCGAGCCCGTTCGTCAAGAAGTTCAGCGTGCAGTTCGTCAATGCGGCCGGCAAGGAATCGGCTCCGTTTTACTTCCACGACAACAAGCCGCACGAGTGCTCGCAAACCTGGCAGGTGATCCGCAGCGAATTCGACAAGATGATGCTGGACAACGCCCGCGAGCACGGCGTGGAAGTGGTCCAGCCTGGCCGCGTGCTAGAGATTCTGTTCGACGGCGACCGAGCTATCGGCGTCCGCGTGCGAGGCGAGGACGGTCGCGATTACACCGTCCACGCAAAGGTTGTCGTGGATGCCAGCGGGCAAAGCACCATGTTGCAAAACCGCTTCAAGCTACGGCTGTGGGACCCGGTGCTGAACAAGGGAGCTATCTGGACCTACTGGCGCGGCGCCTATCGCGATACCGGCCGGGATGAGGGCGCCACGGTCGTGATCCAGACGACCAACCGCAAGGGATGGTGGTGGTACATCCCGCAACACGACAACACGATCAGCCTGGGCGTGGTGGGACCGTTCGACTATCTCTTCAAAGGGCGCGGCAGCCACGAACAGGTGTACGAAGAGGAAGTCGCGGCTTGCCCGGCTATCCAGCGCCGCATTGCCGGCGCCGAGCGGGCGACAGGATACTTTGCCACCAAGGACTATTCCTATCGGTCGAAGGATGTCGCCGGAGACGGCTGGGTGCTGGTCGGCGATGCTTTTGGATTTTTGGACCCGCTGTATTCGTCCGGCGTATTACTGGCGCTGAAATCGGGCGAGTTGGCCGCGGATGCCATTGCCGACGGCCTGGCCAAGAACGACACGTCGGCCGCGCAACTCGGGCATTGGGGCGCGCAATTCAATCGAGGCGTCGACCGCATGCGCCGGCTGGTGTGCGAATACTACGACGGCTTCAGCTTCGGCCAATTCATGAAGGAATATCCGCACCTGCGCGGCAAAGTCACGGACCTACTGATTGGCGATCTGTTCGACGACAAGGTGGACGAAGTTTGGGGACCGCTCGAGTCGCTGTATCCGCCCGAGAAGACATCCATTCCGACATGGGACGCCGGTGTCGAGCCCGAGGAAGTGCCGGATAAGGTCAACGAGCTCTATCTGCCCGAGGGCGAATTGCGGTGA
- a CDS encoding SAM-dependent methyltransferase — MGNSQQEFAIRAIGHVRSTRSAAVDDFWGGTVATIELDAEQFDASALAGLTDFSHVQIVYVFDRVDPAKIVTAAEHPRENPAWPKVGIFAQRKKNRPNRLGLSTCRLVSVDGITIAVAELDAIDGTPVVDIKPYVLEFEPRREETRQPKWISELMADYFKAKA; from the coding sequence ATGGGCAACTCGCAACAGGAATTCGCAATCCGCGCAATTGGTCATGTACGTTCAACCCGCTCGGCGGCGGTCGACGACTTTTGGGGCGGCACCGTGGCCACGATCGAACTTGATGCCGAGCAATTCGATGCATCGGCACTGGCAGGCCTGACCGATTTCTCGCACGTGCAGATCGTGTACGTCTTCGATCGCGTCGATCCGGCGAAGATCGTCACCGCGGCTGAACACCCACGCGAGAATCCGGCCTGGCCGAAGGTCGGCATCTTCGCTCAGCGCAAGAAGAACCGCCCGAACCGATTGGGCCTGTCGACGTGCCGCCTGGTTTCGGTCGACGGCATTACGATTGCAGTCGCCGAACTCGACGCCATCGACGGTACGCCAGTTGTCGACATCAAGCCGTACGTCCTGGAATTCGAACCGCGCCGCGAAGAAACCCGCCAGCCGAAATGGATCAGCGAACTAATGGCGGATTATTTCAAAGCGAAGGCATGA